GAATGATATCTTTAAAATCATTATAATTTTTTTCGGTTAATACAGTTTCTATTGATAATGCTGGTTTTCCTGTTCCCTGCATTTTTTTTATATTATCAATTTTTTCAAGTAATTTTCTAACGTATTTAAAACTCGGATGACCTACATCACCCGTTTCAACAGAAATTATTATTTCATCTACTTTTAAATTTATTAATTTCACTAACTGCCAATCATTCAAAAAATATCCATTGGTTGTTATTGTTAACATATATCCAGCATCTTTTACCTTTTTCACCATATAAAAAAAATGTGGGTTCATTGTACATTCCCCAATACCTCCAAAAACAACATGATCAACATCAGAAAAATCTTTTAAATCGTTCATAACTTTTTCAAAAATATCCTTTGTCATAATCCCTTCTGAGTCAGTAAATGTATTTTTAAAACACATAGGACAATTAAGATTGCATCTAGATGAAAGTTCTAAATATATTTTTTTCAAGTTTAATTTTGGTTTTAAAATTAATTGAGCAGAATTCATTTCAAAAATATACTCTTTTTTCACTTTTCCATCTCCCACTATTTTAAACTATAGAATTCACAAATCTCATCTTTATAAAGTCCTTCTTTGCCAAGGGGAATCCTTATAATTCCATCTGACATTCTAAAAGGAGAAGCTATGCCAGATTCACCAAGAATAGGATGAGCTATAAATTCGTTTTCTCTGTTTTCTAGTTTCGCAAAAATAAATCTTTCTCTACCTTGAACAGATGGAACATTCGTAGAAACTCTAACATAATTTGAAATTTGCGGTAAATATTCTTTATATCCAGTTATCTTTTTCAATATTGGAAATAAAAATAAATATGAACTTACAATAAATGATGTTGGATTTCCTGGAAGACCTAAAATAACTTTTTCATCTGTTTTTCCAAAAATAACAGGTTTACCCGGTTTTACCTGAACACCATTATAAAACACTTCACCAAAATATTCTATTGTAGATAAAGAATAATCTCTTGCTCCTAATGAACTTCCACCAGAAATTACCACAACATCTCCATTTTCAAGTCCCCATTTGACAGCTTCTTTAAATTCATCCGGATTATCTTTTACTAA
This Marinitoga sp. 1197 DNA region includes the following protein-coding sequences:
- a CDS encoding tungsten cofactor oxidoreductase radical SAM maturase — encoded protein: MKKEYIFEMNSAQLILKPKLNLKKIYLELSSRCNLNCPMCFKNTFTDSEGIMTKDIFEKVMNDLKDFSDVDHVVFGGIGECTMNPHFFYMVKKVKDAGYMLTITTNGYFLNDWQLVKLINLKVDEIIISVETGDVGHPSFKYVRKLLEKIDNIKKMQGTGKPALSIETVLTEKNYNDFKDIIQALLPYGIRKVVISNILPVYEHFLGLELYKEDDKEKDIRLRKQISDAVTAKVSAIIPNFRLKTERHCNFIENNSTVIRWDGEVVPCYRFLHNGIEYVYGQKKEIKSYSFGNILKEKLSNIWISKDYSWFRYKVKNALFPSCTDCDLKNGCQFVESTEQDCWGNTPSCADCVWWRNIILCP